The Buttiauxella selenatireducens genome has a window encoding:
- a CDS encoding YidB family protein: protein MSLFEQMAGMSGNLGENMGAYQEIFSWCQQEGGISGLLEKFRQSGLSGIVDSWVSSGNNLPISSEQIASILGSPVIAGLATKLGIDAQSASGLIAEYLPKIVDGLSPNGHLDENNDLVSTGLSMLKGKLFG from the coding sequence GTGAGTTTATTTGAACAAATGGCAGGTATGTCTGGCAACCTGGGTGAAAATATGGGCGCATATCAGGAGATATTTTCATGGTGTCAGCAAGAGGGTGGGATTTCTGGATTGCTGGAAAAATTCCGCCAGTCTGGGCTAAGTGGCATCGTTGATTCTTGGGTCAGCAGTGGCAACAACCTGCCTATTTCTTCCGAACAAATTGCTTCGATATTGGGCTCCCCAGTGATTGCTGGACTGGCAACAAAGTTAGGGATTGATGCGCAGAGTGCATCAGGATTAATCGCAGAGTATTTGCCAAAAATTGTTGATGGCCTCTCTCCGAATGGTCATCTGGATGAAAATAATGACTTAGTCTCAACCGGATTAAGTATGTTAAAGGGTAAATTGTTCGGCTAG
- a CDS encoding YidH family protein, producing MNRQDSFPSSQPRGKWWLAGKMPDYRFTLANERTFLAWIRTALALMAGAVGIEQFSPQLSSDALRMTLSLLLLSAASCMGFIAWRRWRKNEYAMRLERDLPYTRTLVVLAGFMFIIAVLLAVLLWQGQA from the coding sequence ATGAATCGACAGGATAGTTTTCCATCCTCTCAGCCTCGGGGTAAATGGTGGCTTGCGGGAAAAATGCCGGATTACCGATTCACTCTGGCCAATGAAAGAACGTTTCTGGCCTGGATACGTACTGCGCTGGCGCTGATGGCGGGAGCGGTGGGGATTGAGCAATTTTCACCTCAACTTTCGTCTGATGCACTCCGAATGACGCTCTCTTTATTACTCCTGAGCGCCGCTTCCTGTATGGGGTTTATCGCCTGGCGGCGCTGGCGTAAAAATGAATATGCTATGCGACTGGAGCGTGATCTGCCCTACACCCGAACACTGGTGGTGCTGGCCGGATTTATGTTCATCATCGCGGTATTGCTTGCGGTATTACTCTGGCAGGGACAGGCATAA
- a CDS encoding MurR/RpiR family transcriptional regulator, whose protein sequence is MSVNRENVRVYISNILGGLGETDRHIAEFILQQPAKVAQMPVRKLAETVQLSEATIVRFCKKIGYTGLLELKAALKRELLEESDLLLPSSPDIFLDDTRNDVAQKIALTVDTTMKETIGLLDMKVVKPVVERFLRANRVLFVGFGASGLSAMEARDKMNRQGIDSEAYTDRFTMTLKLANLKPTDLVVAFSHSGETPEVVNAFRLAKKAGAECLAITHSPQSPLTELADSWLLTCGSAGPYQGDSIATRISQLFIIEFLCTEVTRHNLRDSVSTGLSIKELLIKERIKHESTG, encoded by the coding sequence ATGAGTGTTAACCGGGAAAACGTACGGGTGTACATCAGCAATATTCTGGGGGGGCTGGGTGAAACAGACCGGCACATTGCAGAGTTTATTCTGCAACAGCCAGCTAAAGTCGCCCAGATGCCAGTGCGAAAATTGGCGGAAACAGTGCAACTTAGTGAAGCGACCATCGTCCGTTTTTGCAAAAAGATTGGCTACACAGGTTTGCTGGAGCTGAAAGCTGCACTGAAACGCGAGTTGCTGGAGGAAAGCGACCTGCTTTTACCTTCATCGCCGGATATTTTTTTAGATGACACGCGTAATGATGTCGCACAGAAAATTGCCCTGACGGTGGATACCACCATGAAGGAGACCATCGGGCTGCTCGACATGAAAGTGGTCAAACCGGTTGTGGAGCGTTTTTTGCGGGCAAACCGGGTGCTGTTTGTGGGATTTGGCGCATCGGGACTGTCTGCAATGGAAGCGCGCGACAAAATGAACCGCCAGGGCATCGACTCTGAAGCATATACCGACCGTTTTACCATGACGTTGAAACTGGCCAACCTGAAACCCACTGACCTCGTCGTGGCCTTTTCCCATTCCGGCGAGACACCAGAAGTGGTGAATGCATTCAGGCTGGCTAAAAAGGCAGGCGCGGAATGTCTTGCTATTACCCACAGTCCGCAGTCGCCACTGACGGAGCTTGCGGATAGCTGGTTGCTGACCTGTGGGAGCGCAGGACCTTACCAGGGGGACTCTATTGCCACACGTATTTCGCAACTGTTCATCATCGAGTTTTTGTGCACTGAAGTGACCAGACATAACCTGCGCGACAGTGTATCAACAGGGCTATCGATTAAAGAATTACTGATAAAAGAAAGGATTAAGCATGAATCGACAGGATAG